One Dictyostelium discoideum AX4 chromosome 3 chromosome, whole genome shotgun sequence genomic region harbors:
- the fimC gene encoding actin binding protein (calponin homology (CH) domain-containing protein), protein MLICIISINKYTKYDSNKRFKELSGEEEEEKKKLLMKIKELNKLNQEFQDNFSSIQSHNRILQDQIDQLQLENIQLQQQLINGGNGSDNTTTNNNSNNNNTNDNCTIIGSLADELRQSNIFENQEIKQQKHEEEIKLIKEEMEKQLQSFSIQQQKSIQDKDKEIFEIKSEFQVKIVDLETLLSDRLELIKEYLTRIEELDQLVLVGEFKSNEKDKIIESIQQSINEKDFVIGKHVESIHSIQELLEVKENQLIEKDLEIKVKTKQLHEKDQLILEFESSIIEKDQLIKEKSELIQRQSNDIIELENTSSTKDQLIREKDDLIKEKQQLIKDRDQTIQEKVEIITNQTTSINELQSVTNDKDKIIKEKLDSIEEKLSIIRSLESSSINKVEQFESSIVEKDQIIIQLKKEIETIRFDLSNSKLTQDQLNKELEKLMSQFNQLELESQQRLQLLQEKDKLLQDKQIQTDQLNDSLVELQLKFSTITDIHSKCDSNLLLLSNGLNDRFNDLLDSFNNSLECYQLKFNRMGENYKEKCLEIKRLLLQTIEFEQIIEQLKLQIQELTTQHQQDKEKSELLIVELLDKKEEFDSIQIELTQLKSENQALQVKVEEKTRKHQVLKRELSMQMDAKKQEELEQEKKRQIQEQINRVVKPTQSKDYYIEEEEPLINYVNTIEQLLVDKHIKHVFPIDSTKHIIHSFYDGVLLCKLVNFARDGTIDERVLNIEPTSNIEIDQNLNLVFNSAKAIGCVIPSTISPTTLKSDPKEMVNLLYELVKVQITSSININTYPTLLVLKETHEDMKHFIVQSTNKLLLRWFIYHLALDKTKLSLDQLASSPSNLIKLFISLEKDLAANGGTALLQQSSVDQQSKESDEFKWIIEQSKQTFNIFQWLNLESIQNRNQKLIYLFLSSIFKSEKGIGIKASESSTKVIEEQRALVEKVNLDVEGTREERAFCMWMNSLNIKPYVNNLQQDLQDGLVILQMFDKIKSGSVNWKEVNISPSNAYMALENCNYGISIAKQLRFSLVGIGGKDIHDGNRKLTLALIWQACKYHLLSLLTNLRLSLLKDSSSGDLSLSSSSTSSTSSFFNEGEIIQWANKKVLKHGKSTCITGFKDQSIGNGIFLIDLLDSIQSVVNYSIITKGETFEEKKLNAQYIINVARKIGCCIFVVWEDLVEVKPKMILTFISMLMCFDQEQQQNLNNPQQFEKLQENNDCPL, encoded by the coding sequence ATGTTAATTTgtataatttcaattaataaatatacaaaatatgattcaaataaaagatttaaagaattgagtggtgaagaagaagaagaaaagaagaaacttttaatgaaaattaaagaattgaataaattaaatcaagaaTTTCAAGATAATTTCTCATCAATTCAATCTCATAATAGAATATTACAGGATCAAATCGATCAATTACAATTAGAGAAtatacaattacaacaacaattaattaatggcGGTAATGGTAGTGATAATACTACTaccaataacaatagtaataataataatacaaatgatAATTGTACAATTATTGGTAGTTTAGCAGATGAATTAAGACAATCaaatatatttgaaaatcaagaaattaaacaacaaaaacatgAAGAAgagattaaattaattaaagaagagATGGAGAAACAGTtacaatcattttcaattcaacaacaaaagaGTATTCAAGATAAGGATAAAGAaatctttgaaattaaatctgAATTTCAAGTTAAAATCGTTGATTTGGAAACATTATTATCAGATAGATTAGAgttaattaaagaatatttaaCACGTATTGAAGAGTTGGACCAATTGGTATTGGttggtgaatttaaatcaaatgaaaaagataaaatcaTTGAGTCTATTcaacaatcaattaatgaGAAAGATTTTGTCATTGGTAAACATGTTGAATCAATTCATTCCATTCAAGAGTTATTAGAGGTTAAagagaatcaattaattgaaaaagatttagaaattaaAGTTAAAACTAAGCAGTTACATGAAAAGGATCAATTGATATTAGAGTTTGAATCATCGATAATCGAAAAggatcaattgataaaagaGAAATCGGAATTGATTCAACGTCAATCCAATGATATCATAGAGTTGGAGAATACATCCTCCACTAAAGATCAATTGATTAGAGAAAAAGATGACCTAATTAAAGAGAAACAACAATTGATTAAAGATCGTGACCAAACTATTCAAGAGAAAGTTGAGATCATTACTAATCAAACCACTTCAATTAATGAGCTTCAATCGGTTACAAAcgataaagataaaatcaTCAAAGAGAAATTAGATTCAATCGAAGAGAAATTATCAATCATTAGATCATTGGAATCttcttcaattaataaagttgaacaatttgaaagttcaattgttgaaaaagatcaaatcataattcaattgaaaaaagagattgaaaCTATTCGTTTTGATCTTTCAAATTCTAAATTAACTcaagatcaattaaataaagaactGGAAAAGTTAATGTCACAATTTAATCAATTAGAATTAGAATCACAACAAAgattacaattattacaagaaaaagataaattattacaagataaacaaattcaaactgatcaattaaatgataGTTTAGTAGAattacaattgaaattttcaaCAATCACTGATATTCATAGTAAATgtgattcaaatttattattactttcaaATGGTTTAAATGATAGATTCAATGATTTATTagattcatttaataattcattagagtgttatcaattgaaatttaataGAATGGgtgaaaattataaagagAAATGTTTAGAgattaaaagattattattacaaactATTGAATTTGAACAAATTATTgaacaattgaaattacaaattcaagAGTTAACTACACAACATCAACAAGATAAAGAGAAatctgaattattaattgtagaGTTATTAGATAAAAAAGAGGAATTTGATTCTATTCAAATTGAATTAACTCAATTAAAGAGTGAAAATCAAGCATTACAAGTTAAAGTTGAAGAGAAAACTAGAAAACATCAAGTATTAAAGAGAGAGCTATCAATGCAAATGGATGCAAAGAAACAAGAGGAATTGGAACAAGAGAAAAAGAGACAAATTCAAGAACAAATCAATAGAGTAGTTAAACCAACTCAATCAAAAGATTATTATATTGAAGAGGAAGAACCATTGATTAACTATGTCAATACGATTGAACAACTCTTGGTAGATAAACATATTAAACATGTTTTCCCAATAGATTCAACTAAACAtatcattcattcattctaTGATGGTGTATTACTTTGTAAATTGGTTAATTTTGCACGTGATGGTACAATCGATGAAAGAGTTTTAAACATTGAACCAACTAGTAACATTGAAATcgatcaaaatttaaatttggttttcAATTCTGCAAAGGCAATCGGTTGTGTTATACCATCAACTATCTCACCTACAACTCTAAAATCTGATCCAAAAGAAATGGTTAATCTATTATATGAATTGGTTAAAGTTCAAATAACATCTTCAATCAATATAAACACTTATCCAACTCTATTGGTTTTAAAAGAAACTCATGAAGATATGAAACATTTCATCGTTCAATCAACTAATAAACTATTGTTACGTTGGTTCATTTATCATTTAGCTTTAGATAAAACAAAACTATCATTGGATCAATTGGCTTCGTCACCTTCgaatttaattaaactatTCATATCGCTAGAGAAAGATTTGGCAGCAAATGGTGGTACAGCTCTATTACAACAATCATCAGTGGACCAACAATCAAAAGAATCTGATGAATTCAAATGGATCATTGAACAATCTAAACAAACTTTTAATATATTCCAATGGttaaatttagaatcaattcaaaatagaaatcaaaaattaatttatctatTCCTTTCAAGTATTTTCAAATCAGAGAAAGGTATTGGTATAAAAGCTTCGGAATCTTCGACTAAAGTAATCGAAGAACAACGTGCTTTGGTTGAAAAAGTAAATTTAGATGTTGAAGGTACAAGAGAAGAACGTGCTTTCTGTATGTGGATGAACTCTTTGAACATTAAACCCtatgttaataatttacaacaGGATCTTCAAGATGGTTTAGTCATTTTACAAAtgtttgataaaattaaatctggCTCTGTCAATTGGAAAGAGGTTAATATTTCACCTTCAAATGCATATATGGCATTGGAGAATTGCAACTATGGGATATCCATTGCAAAACAATTACGTTTCTCTCTCGTTGGTATTGGTGGTAAAGATATTCATGATGGTAATCGTAAATTAACTTTGGCTTTGATTTGGCAAGCTTGTaaatatcatttattatctttattgaCAAATTTACGTCTATCATTATTGAAGGATTCCTCAAGTGGTGATTTATCTCTAAGTTCTTCCTCCACCTCCTCAACTTCTTCATTCTTTAATGAAGGTGAAATTATTCAATGGGCAAATAAAAAGGTTTTAAAACATGGTAAATCAACTTGTATCACTGGTTTCAAAGATCAATCCATTGGTAATGGTATCTTTTTGATTGATCTATTAGATTCAATTCAAAGTGTTGTAAACTATTCTATCATTACCAAAGGTGAAACTTttgaagaaaagaaattaaatgcTCAATACATCATTAATGTTGCTAGAAAGATAGGTTGTTGTATATTTGTAGTTTGGGAAGATCTCGTTGAAGTTAAAcctaaaatgattttaaccTTTATTTCAATGTTAATGTGTTTTGATCAAgagcaacaacaaaatttaaataatcctcaacaatttgaaaaacttcaagaaaataatgattgtccattataa
- the gxcII gene encoding IQ calmodulin-binding domain-containing protein (pleckstrin homology (PH) domain-containing protein) translates to MGPKKNNRNKSKNNTNTTSVKPKVDEEILSQDPVSTEDTPTLLSPPSEITPDEPSSIVEENKKQNNDNNNNERKDNIVESVEEKELICNNNNNENKDENNNNKTTTATTTTTTATTNVKLENNNNNNNNINNEIKEIINEDDDDNNNNNEINKDWKTLYFITSKQMNLERIKTETLESLIIQKDKENQQLLEQVTRLETELLTERRRINRTVGTIRHGTRKLLSTVKFDHNIDIASIIDDLNNIDSSISASPSFADDLNLTSASILNSNSNSFSDFSSDQLLNKLNSYHNSSSSLNSNTNNNNNNNNNSHHHHHQNNSIERSINLSNGPSIGGTIRLSTSTNSVNSISVGSDSGNNATTTTATTTATNTNANATSTTSTSLSTTTTTTTTTTATSPTITINPPPLQRDYIECITVVQSLVRRWLARKRYKKLRTKRAIVEELFETESTYVNHLSNLLKIFINPLKAKKGDSILPADDFDQIFSSIQTIYKTNSYFLDQVDEIFKKFNKWSCFGEKVLKLVPLFNCYIDYIINFECSQKYLKKALSSNSTFANFVKQGNAKKELDDLDLEDLLIMPVQRIPRYIMLFKEIRKFTPLYHNDFSGIDKTLEAFKAFAQKVNTQSGFRKKVLQLEDRILNYKDDITSNSRILLREGPLKFKKSSEYVFLFNDMILVCHPSHSKKNKSKLSLGTPVTTVNNNNNNNNSNNNSNNSNNNNSSSSNNNNNNNSGNGNTPTSTTPIIISTNPPSSPPTLRETTSSMNLLENSHSSTVVNVLGSSNGSNQSLNSLVVNEFHSSNVDINFKFLQKYPLDSRVKIIQDLTEPKFTVLVPDSYSIDFFATTIEERQVWVSEINKLLTVISNNCLDKANLDLINSLQ, encoded by the exons atgggaccaaaaaaaaacaataggAATAAATCCAAAAATAACACCAATACCACCAGTGTTAAGCCTAAAGTTGATGAAGAAATTTTATCACAAGATCCAGTTTCAACTGAAGATACACCAACTCTTTTATCACCTCCATCAGAAATTACACCAGATGAACCATCTTCAATAGTTGAAGagaataaaaaacaaaataatgataataataataatgagaGAAAAGATAATATAGTTGAATCTgttgaagaaaaagaattaatttgtaataataataataatgaaaataaagatgaaaataataataataaaactacaactgctactaccactaccactaccgcCACTACAAAtgtaaaattagaaaataataataataataacaataatataaataatgaaattaaagaaattattaatgaagatgatgatgataataataataataatgaaataaataaagattgGAAaacattatattttataacaaGTAAACAAATGAATTTAGAAAGAATTAAAACTGAAACATTAGAAAGTTTAATTATTCAAAAGGATAAAGAGAATCAACAATTATTGGAACAAGTTACTAGATTAGAAACAGAATTATTAACTGAAAGAAGAAGAATCAATAGAACCGTTGGTACAATTAGACATGGTACAAGAAAACTTTTAAGTACTGTTAAATTTGATCATAATATTGATATCGCTTCAATcattgatgatttaaataatattgactCCTCAATTTCTGCATCACCCTCATTCGCTGATGACTTAAATTTAACATCTGCTTCAATCCTAaattcaaatagtaatagtttCTCTGATTTCAGTTctgatcaattattaaataaattgaatagTTATCAtaattcatcttcatctttaaatagtaatactaataataataataataataataataatagtcatcaccatcatcatcaaaataatagtattgaacgttcaattaatttaagtAATGGTCCTAGTATTGGTGGTACAATTAgattatcaacatcaactaATTCTGTTAATTCAATTAGTGTTGGTAGTGATTCCGGTAATAATGCAACCACTACTACTGCTACTACTACTGCAACCAATACCAATGCCAATGctacatcaacaacatcaacatcattatcaacaacaacaacaacaacaactacaacaacagcaacatcACCAACCATTACAATTAATCCACCACCATTACAAAGGGATTATATTGAATGTATTACAGTTGTACAATCATTAGTTAGAAGATGGTTAGCAAGAAAGAGATACAAGAAATTAAGAACCAAGAGAGCAATCGTTgaagaattatttgaaactgAATCAACCTATGTCAATCATTTATCAAATCTTTTAAAGATTTTCATCAATCCATTAAAAGCTAAAAAAGGTGATTCAATCTTACCAGCTGATGATTTTGATCAAATCTTCTCTTCAATTCAAACAATCTATAAAACAAATTCTTACTTTTTAGATCAAGTtgatgaaatatttaaaaagtttaataaaTGGTCATGTTTTGgtgaaaaagttttaaaatta gtaccattatttaattgttataTAGATTATATTATAAACTTTGAATGTTcacaaaaatatttaaagaaagCGTTAAGTAGTAATTCAACATTTGCAAACTTTGTTAAACAAGGTAATGCCAAGAAAGAATTGGATGATTTAGATCTTGAAGATTTATTGATTATGCCAGTTCAAAGAATTCCACGTTATATTATGTTATTCAAAGAGATTAGAAAGTTTACACCATTATATCATAACGATTTCAGTGGTATCGATAAGACATTGGAAGCATTCAAAGCATTTGCTCAAAAGGTAAACACTCAATCTGGTTTCAGAAAAAAGGTTTTACAATTGGAAGatagaattttaaattataaagatgATATCACTTCAAACTCTAGAATCCTTTTAAGAGAGGGTcctttgaaatttaaaaaatcaagtgaatatgtatttttatttaatgatatgATTTTAGTTTGTCATCCATcacattctaaaaaaaataaatcaaaattatcattaggTACACCAGTAACTactgtaaataataataataataataataatagtaataataatagtaataatagtaataataataatagtagtagcagtaataataataataataataatagtggtaatggtaatacaccaacatcaacaacaccaattaTTATATCAACAAATCCACCATCTTCACCACCAACTTTAAGAGAAACAACATCAAGTATGAATTTACTCGAAAACTCTCATTCATCAACTGTAGTTAATGTTTTAGGTTCAAGTAATGGAAGTAATCAATCATTGAACTCATTGGTTGTTAATGAATTCCATAGTAGTAATgttgatattaatttcaaattcttaCAAAAATATCCATTAGATTCAAGAGTTAAAATCATTCAAGATTTAACTGAACCAAAATTCACCGTTTTAGTACCAGACTCTTACAGTATTGACTTTTTCGCAACTACAATTGAAGAAAGACAAGTTTGGGTttctgaaattaataaattacttaccgtaatttcaaataattgtttGGATAAAGCAAATTTAGATCTTATAAATTctttacaataa
- the gacB gene encoding RhoGAP domain-containing protein: MTDQTLRLENVSPYLLLILDYFEKNCINKTDLFSIQGNQENVNRIISNIKNFTPTKQFEKDLNRGLYSRHDLSFSIINILNSLNHPLLLENYNEAYIVNAYYEDIERIKQTLLELPHSNLEIILKLFSTFNLLCNQEEHKSFLLLSPEMLGETFAFVLMRFKKTKDEVDQFGNKIFATNVISYLISHFNEIFDSTILDFEQKEKKSRENAILFMEYAMRKYTSLDNHFKSIYNKYIPHKRDLSQEDVQTIKTEFNLRKYSGKSKIRPPIPIYM, encoded by the exons atgaccGATCAAACATTAAGATTAGAAAATGTTTCaccatatttattattaattttagattaCTTTGAAAagaatt gtataaataaaacagatttattttcaatacaGGGTAATCAAGAAAATGTAAATAGAATtatatcaaatattaaaaactttacaCCCAcaaaacaatttgaaaaagatttaaatagaGGTTTATATTCAAGACATGATTTAagtttttcaataattaatatattaaattctttaaaccATCCACttttattagaaaattataatgaagCTTATATAGTCAATGCATATT atgaAGATATTGAAAGGATTAAACAAACATTACTTGAATTACCTCATTCAAACCttgaaataatattgaaattattttcaacatttaatttattatgtaATCAAGAAGAgcataaatcatttttattattatcaccagaGATGTTGGGTGAAACATTTGCATTTGTTTTAATGAGATTTAAGAAAACTAAAGATGAAGTCGATCaatttggtaataaaatATTCGCTACAAATGTTATAtcttatttaatttcacattttaatgaaatatttgattctacaattttagattttgaacaaaaagagaaaa aatCAAGAGAAAAtgcaattttatttatggAATATGCAATGAGAAAATATACATCATTAgataatcattttaaatcaatttataataaatatataccACATAAAAGAGATTTGTCACAGGAAGATGTTCAAACTATTAAAACTGAATTTAATCTAAGAAAATATAGtggaaaatcaaaaataagaCCACCTATTCCAATTTATatgtaa
- a CDS encoding hypothetical protein (CDNA FLJ45739 fis, clone KIDNE2010049, weakly similar to Glycerol kinase 2 (EC 2.7.1.30)): MKENYNVNNIEHLNINNSQDRQQCNNNNNNNNNSNNNNNNNNNNNNNNNNNNNNDNKTTTTTTTTTTTTTNLKETQNINENAKECGENNNNNNNNNNNNNNNNNNNNNNNNNNNHPIPVSDELILTVDVGTTNLRAIIFDRNLTIISKSIQTIPLMTDDNKPGYIEQDPDRLWEACKDAMKEAIASSPAKHNIKMVKSIGITNQRSSFLTWRRDTGRPIHNLITWQDGRSGEICRNANNSLAVKGIHGATKFVHLFTGKPRYLAASQLDFSTAHSSTRLAWVLENLPEAKKAAKEEQMLFGTIDTWLLWNLTGGKEHATDYSNVSATGLFDPFEMKLNSVVFYLFNIPTHIMPKIYDTSHHFGDCIPELFGHSIPITALCGDQQSAMFGECCFAEGDTKLTIGTGCFVNINTGSQARASRFGMYPLVGWKIKNDITYVMEGKGMSAGTAIDWAQSFGMFNDPWETSAMASSVPHSQGVVFVPAFTGLAPPHNDPRARGLIIGMSPSTKKEHVVRALLESFGYRCKELIDAILSDAYQPIRRVVADGGVCQNDFVMQFISDICGIQIDRAAHPEMTASGVCMLAGLEVGIWKNKEELASLRHSSKIFDPKMNKDLKRKLFKRWERAVKRSMYWSENSFAGEGGAADDGYLDSDEEKKLRNDHIQQQTNNVNVPTSQPPSPKIIATSPTITKSSPNPIPNKNN; the protein is encoded by the coding sequence ATGAAAGAGAAttataatgtaaataatattgaacatctaaatataaataatagtcaAGATCGTCAAcaatgtaataataataataataataataataatagtaataataataataataataataataataataataataataataataataataataataatgataataaaacaacaactaccaccaccacaacaactaccaccactacaaatttaaaagaaacaCAAAACATTAATGAAAACGCGAAAGAATGTGgtgaaaacaataataataataataataataataataataataataataataataataataataataataataataataataataatcatccaATACCTGTTAGtgatgaattaatattaacagTTGATGTTGGTACAACTAATTTAAGGGCGATTATATTTGATAGAAATTTAACGATTATATCtaaatcaattcaaactATACCATTGATGACAGATGATAATAAGCCAGGATATATTGAACAAGATCCTGATAGGTTATGGGAAGCATGTAAGGATGCAATGAAGGAGGCAATAGCATCATCACCAGCAAAGCATAATATAAAGATGGTGAAATCCATTGGTATAACCAATCAGAGAAGTAGTTTCTTAACATGGCGTAGGGATACTGGCAGACCCATTCATAATTTAATAACATGGCAAGATGGTAGGTCCGGTGAGATCTGTAGGAATGCAAATAATAGTTTGGCGGTGAAGGGTATACATGGAGCGACTAAATTTGTTCATTTGTTCACAGGGAAACCACGTTATTTAGCAGCGAGTCAATTGGATTTCTCTACGGCACATTCTAGCACTCGTTTGGCATGGGTGTTGGAGAATTTACCCGAAGCAAAGAAGGCGGCAAAAGAGGAGCAAATGCTATTTGGCACCATTGACACATGGTTGCTATGGAATTTGACCGGTGGTAAAGAGCATGCAACCGATTATAGTAATGTCAGTGCCACGGGGTTGTTTGACCCATTcgaaatgaaattaaactCGGTGGTGTTTTATCTCTTTAATATACCCACTCATATAATGCCAAAGATCTATGACACCAGTCATCATTTCGGTGATTGCATTCCAGAGTTGTTTGGCCACTCCATACCAATCACAGCCTTGTGTGGCGACCAGCAATCGGCAATGTTTGGTGAATGTTGTTTCGCAGAGGGTGATACTAAATTAACCATTGGTACTGGTTGCTTTGTAAATATCAATACGGGTAGTCAAGCAAGAGCTTCAAGGTTTGGTATGTATCCATTGGTAGGttggaaaataaagaatgatATCACCTATGTGATGGAGGGTAAGGGTATGTCTGCTGGTACCGCCATCGATTGGGCTCAATCATTTGGTATGTTTAATGATCCTTGGGAAACAAGTGCAATGGCATCGAGTGTACCACATTCACAAGGTGTGGTTTTCGTACCGGCCTTCACAGGTTTAGCTCCGCCTCATAATGATCCACGTGCTCGTGGTCTCATCATTGGTATGTCACCATCGACAAAGAAGGAACATGTGGTCAGGGCACTATTGGAATCATTTGGTTATCGTTGCAAGGAATTGATCGATGCAATTCTCTCGGATGCCTATCAACCCATCAGGCGTGTCGTTGCCGATGGTGGTGTTTGTCAAAACGATTTCGTAATGCAATTCATTAGTGATATTTGTGGTATTCAAATTGATCGTGCCGCTCATCCAGAAATGACTGCAAGTGGAGTTTGTATGTTGGCTGGTTTAGAAGTTGGAATTTGGAAGAATAAAGAAGAATTGGCTTCATTAAGACATAGCTCTAAAATCTTTGATCcaaaaatgaataaagaTCTCAAAAGAAAACTCTTTAAGAGATGGGAAAGAGCTGTCAAACGTTCAATGTATTGGTCAGAGAATAGTTTTGCTGGTGAAGGTGGTGCTGCTGATGATGGTTATTTAGATAGTGatgaagaaaagaaattaagaAATGATCatatacaacaacaaacaaacaatGTTAATGTTCCAACTTCACAACCACCTTCTCCAAAAATAATTGCAACTTctccaacaattacaaaatctTCACCAAATCcaataccaaataaaaataattaa